The DNA window GGAGGAGCACACACCTAGCCtgtgtgctggagcagagcagcaggggtgCAGGGATGAGCCATGGCCTCTCTGCATCCTGCCTTCTCCCTCCCAGAGTCCCCAGCCTACCTGGCTGTTCCAGACGCCTGTGCCATGGCCTGGCCAGAGCCCAGGCAAGGTGAGGAGCACCCCAGCCACTCCTCTGCCTCCCTGCAGATCCTGGCCAGCATGCCCAGCCGCACCATCGGTAGGTGCCACCCACAtccccccttccccagctcccagagcccttggagctctgcCCAAGCCCTGCTGTGGCCCACAGGACGCAGCCTCGGGGCCATCATCTCGCAGTACTGCAACCGCACGGCGCGGCTGCGGCGCCGGAGCGTCCGCccgcccctgcagcagctctgccgcACGGCACGGCCCAGCCTGCGCCACTACGACCTGGAGAGCGACCCCAGCAGGGCCACGCTGCAAGGTGAGGGTGCCCGGACCGCGAAAGGAGGGCTGGCACTGTCCCCGTGCTGGGTTAGGGACAGGCAGGCCGTGAGCCGGCGGGCCGTGTCCCACTGAGCCCTTGTGCCCCAGAGAAGCGGTGCCTGCTGGTGAAGGAGCTGCTGAGCCTCTCGCCCAGCCAGTGCAGCCACATGCTGCTCACCATGCCCCTCAGCCTGGCGGAGAAACGCATCCTCCGGTAGGACCCCTTCCCTGAGcgcctgctgggcagggctcccCCAGCCGGAGCTGTCCCGGGCGCTGTGGGACCCCTGAACCCCTCTCTCCTGGCAGGCGGCAGCTGAGCGGGCAGAGGGGCCCCGTGAGGCCGCGCGCCCAGCGTTGGGACCCCTTCTCACCCTGTGCGTGGTCCAGGGTCTGCGTCGGCCTCGTAAgtcaggcacagctctgcacagaggCTGGGAGGGCTCCGTGCCggctccagccccactgctCTCCCTCGTTgctctccccagggctgccgagGTCTCTGGTAcaggctcctgtccctgctccgcgctgcccagcctgggcactaTGCCCTGAAGCAGATTGGTGGCCGCTTTGGCTCCAGTGTCCTGTCCTACTTCCTCTTTCTCAAGACACTCCTTATGTTGAACTTCTGTTCATTCTTCATCCTGCTGGCCTTCGTGGTGGTCCTGCAGGCCGTGTACCCCGCTGCATCAGTGAGCCCCCAGCCCTTcactgggctggagctgctcacaggAGCGGTAAGCGTGGCCCAGgcaccccaggctgtgccaggcctggcGGGCAGCCCCGCTTTCCCACTGTAATGATACCCCAGCTCttgcccttgcccagcctggGCCCCAGgaccagcagtgctgtgggtgCACAGggtggggctgccccagcccaaggctctgtgtcctgaGGCTGGCacacagtgccaggctgggcaggaagCTGTGAGCACTGCCGAGGTCACCATGGGCCCCTCGTGTGCTTTCCCACAGGGCCACTTCACTCACTCGCTGCTGTACTACGGCTACTACAGCAACGCCACCCTGAACGACCCCTGCGCCTCCACTCCTGAGGGCAGCGTgtgccccctcccagcccccctGCTCCCCTACAACCTGCCACTGGCCTACCTGTTCAGTGTTGGGGCCTCCTTCCTTGTCACCTGCATCCTGCTGGTGTACAGGTGGGTCAGGGGCACCTGTGGCACTGCAGCCTTCCCCTTGAGCCAGCCGCCATCCCTGATGCCCTTCACCTCGCTGCAGCGTGTCCTGCTCTTTTCGGGAGAGCGTGAAGAGCGCCACGGGGGACTTGGCCATCAAGGTCTTCTGTGCCTGGGACTTCAAGGTGATCCAGAGGCGCTCGGTGAAGCTGCAGTGCGAGAACAtctgcacccagctgaaggTGGAGGAGCAAAGCACCCCGGACCCCAGCCTTGCTGTGCTTTGTCCGTCACCCCTGTGGGTCCCGCTGTGCTGCagggggacacagccctgctgcaggcccGCGGGGGAtttggcagctctgctctgctctctcgcaggagctgctggcagagcgCCGCTCCCGCTGCCGCTCCCAGAGCCGCTGCCAGCGCCTGCGGCACgggctggtggtgctgctggcctggctgctggcGCTGGGCTGGGTGTCGGGCTGCGTGCTGGCTGTGCACTACCTCGTGGAGCACATGCACACGGTGAGTGCCGCCTCTCACCCGGGATCCCTGCCCTGGCCTTGGAGGAACAGGGCTGGGGTactggggagaggggcagggacagccccttgcagctctgctcctggcctgggcgtctgctgctctccccaggaCACCACAGCTGGCTGCCAACAGCTGTGCACTCAGCCAGTTCCTGCTCACCAGGTTCGGCAGGAGCAGCAAGCACAGGGCAGTGGCAGATGGCAGCAAGAAGCCGTTCTGCTGGTCCTGCCCCTTGTGGTGTCCCTCCTCAATGCCTTGATGCCCCACCTGTTCAACCTGCTGGCCATGTGGGAGAAGCAGGACTCCCCAGTGACACAGGTCTCCGTGGCCATCTTCAGGTgggctggctgggctctggtggaGGGAGCATTCTGCACCTGAGGCAGGCAAGGAGGCTTTGGGGCCAGGCACCCCATCTGTGGGGTTTGGCCCCTCCGTCCCCCGGGCTCAGGGACTTctggcactgctcctgctccccaggaACCTCATCCTGAAGGTGGTGATTCTCAGCCTGCTGTGCTACCACTGGCTCAGCCGGAGCGTTATCTGCTCGACAGAGGAGGTGAGCACCACTGCCTCGGGGCCAtggagggctgggctgagcacaaggagctggtggcatctgcCCTGTCAGATGtcaggaaggaattcttccctgtgagggtggtgaggctctGGCATAGgttcccagagaggctgtgggcACCCCATCCCATGAACTGTGAAAGGCCAGGTTGGGCAGGACtcagagcaacctggtctagtggaagggtgtctctgcccatgggagggtggggagagaGATGAGCTTTAGGGatcctcccagcccaaaccagtctgtgattctatgCCACGCTTGATTgtctccccagtgctgggagacGTGTGTGGGGCAGGAGCTGTATCGCTTCATGGTGATGGATTTCATTTTCACCCTGCTGGACACGCTCTTCGGGGAGCTCATCTGGAGGTGAGAGACCCCAAGACATGTCCCCGCCATGTGCCATCCCTGCGTGGCCCCAGCTCTCTGGTGcacccaggctctgctgccatcaGAGGGGGAAGGTGGGGTGTGAAGCACCCCCAGGCAGCGTGGGGCAGAGTTCATTTCCACCCAGGCTGATTCTGGAGAAGAGGCTGAAGACAAAGCAGAGGCCGGAGTTTGACATCGCCCGAAATGTGCTGGAGCTGATCTATGGGCAGACCCTGACCTGGTGAGACGTTTCTGCCTGGCGTGGCTCCTTCCTCTGCTGGCAAATGCCTTGTGGTTCCCAGGAGCCCTGTGGGTGCTGTGGCTGAGCCCACCACTGCGTCCCCTGGGGCTCAGACCCAGGCAAGCTCATCtttcccctgctcccaggctgggcaTTCTCTTCGCTCCGCTCCTGCCAGCCGTGCAGatgctgaagctgctgctgctgttctatATCAAAAAGGTGTGATTCCCCACCCCCTGCAAGTCCCTGCGGTGGCACTGTGCCCtgtcagcctgtgctgcagcgGTGCCACACGGAGCACTCGTCCCTGTGGGGCTGagtgcagcccctggggacagcacggCCGAGCTCATGGGCTGGCTCCCCgcgggcagcagggagggcacagctcTCAGGAGCTGGCAGCCACGGGACGCTGCTCCCTCCCACAGACCAGCCTGCTGCGGAACTGCCAGTCCCCCAGCAAGCCCTGGCAGGCCTCACGCATGAGCACCGTGTTCATCACTCTGCTGtgcttcccttccttcctgggTGCAGCTGCCTTCCTCTCCTACACCGTCTGGTCGTGAGTACCCACCAGGCCACGGCCCCGGGCACGGAGCCCggctgcctggagcaggagggctggggCGAGCATGGCCCCTGTCCCTGGcgctgcccagctgcaggctgTGACGGGCTGCCCCCGGCAGGGCAggtgcctccctccctgctgctggccctgctcgcgtcctgcagctgctcctggtgcaggggcagggatgagGACCCGCTTgtccagccctgggggtgctgggggcagtGAGGCTGGGTCCCTGGAGGGCTGGGCCCCTGAGAcaggcagtgccctgctctgggggcaGCAGTTGCTTTAACAGCAGTTACAGCTGCCCGTTGCTCTGAACGCCCTGTTGGTCTGTTTGCTCAGGATGCAGCCATCAGAAACCTGCGGCCCCTTCCGGGGGCTGGAAACCATCTACAAGTCAGGGAAGAGGtgggtgctggtgctggagcagtCCAACCCCAACATCACCTGGTTTGCCTGGGTCTACCAGCACCTGCTGGAGAACACATGCCTGCTGTTCTTCATGTCTGTGGCCCTGATGTGAGTATGGACCCGAGCCAAAGCTGAACCCCAGGCTCTCCCTTTGAGGGTCCTGCTGTCACAGCCCTGAGCGGGCTGGAGCCAAGGTGTCACtccagagccctgtgccccatcccagtgccaggagaGCGTCCCTCAGCCTCCTGCCTGATGCCACCATCCCACCCTGCTGTCATTACAGAGCTGTGATCTACTTCAACATCCAGGTGGTGAGAGGCCGCCAGAAGGTCAtctgcctgctgcaggagcagattGCCAACgtgagcactgccctgcccgTCCCCGCTGCTTCACcgcctgctgcagccccagcactgccagtgtGGGCTCtggccccagcagggcaggcactCAGCCCCCCGGTGCTGTCTCTGATGTTGCAGGAAGGGAAGGATAAGCTATTCCTCATGGAGAAGCTCCGCTCCGTGTACAAGTACAGAGGCAGGCGCTCCTGAGTGCCAGGTGAGGCCAGCGGGAAGGgcagtgggcaggggctggaggcagccagagctcagccatgggcacacacGCTCCTCTGCCTGTCCCGAGGGATGCCTTTGTGTTACTGAGGCCCAGAGACAGGGAAGAGATTGGAGGCAGGTCTGGGACAGGGACCCAGGATCTTAGGGACTCTGTCCTCTTGGTGTGCACAGGAAGGAATGGGATGGAACAGACTCTGCTTGCAGCTGGGACTGAATCTGTGCATCACAACACAGCGCTGGAAGCTGGGGGACCATGGAGTGCTGGGGAAGATCCTCCTCTTGCCATGGCCAAGGACCCGTTGGGAGGTGTCATTGGGAGTGCTGCatcccagggatgcaggagctcctgctgcctggagctgctgggatgcAGCAGGCGCGGGACCCAGCCTGCCTACacaccccagggcacagcaggactGCTTCacctcacagccctgctccatgggGCTCACTACTTGCAGAGAACTGCCCTTCAGCTCTCCCTCCTGCCAGCGCGCCCTGGCTGTTCTCAGAATCCTTTGGGGACCATGAGCTTTCTCCACAACCACCTTCACCTGCCTaggggcagcaggcttggggccagctccagcccagtgctcaccaggagagcagcaggctgACTGCAGCCACACAAACAAGGTCACTGGGCCACCCCCAGCACCGCCTGGTGGGACAGACCTGGAGGAATGTCCGTGCTGccgagggctgggctgggcagggctctgcaggcccAATTAAAGTGCTGCTGTGCGGGAGTGCTCGGGCTGGTGTCTGGACCTGTCGGGCTGGAAGCAGGCAGGGTTGGTGTcagggctgctggtggtggtgacTCAGCAGCAGTGTAGGGCTGTGCTCGGGCTCCTTGGCACAGCCTGCTTTCCCTTGgagtgcctggggcagagccCACACTGCTGGAGTGAAGGGCACTGCCGCCCCCTTGCCCCTCCCCATCAcggtgcagcagctgcagcccccagccccaggagccacTCCCTGACATgcctgggatggagctgctccGGTGCCATGGCGCTGacaggccctggcaggctgtgctgtgctgtgccaggcacggGCAGCCACCAGTGCCAGGCTTGGCACCAGGGCTGCCAGCTGAGGCAATTGCCACCAttgagggcacagggtgttaTCAGCATGGATAGACAGTGCTTAGTggtgtgggcacagggcagtctctacacagccccagctcttcTGGGGTGCATCAGGAACAGCATTGCTCACAATGATCCTGCCCCCCTGCTCAGCCTGCTGAGGCTGCCGTTGGAGCGCTGTGTCCAGTTTGGGGCTCCTCAGGACAGGAGGGACATCAACTGCTGGAGCAGGCCCAGCAGAGGCTACGGACACAGTGAGGGGACTGAAGCACCTCTCTAATGAGACCAGGCACGgggcctgttcagccttgagGAGAAACAGCTGACAGGGCACCTCATCCTCTGTCAGCAGGGCGGTGTTGGgatggcccaggctctgctccacggtgcccagcagtgggacaagcagcaacaggcagaaactgatgcacaggaagttccacctgaacatgatCTTGATGCATCCCCTCCAATATTCTGTGGTACTCTGTTAGAACTTCCCTGCGCCAGTGACAGCACTctggagcaggttgcccagagaaggtgtGGTGCCTTCCTCACTGGACATAGTCCAGAACTGCctggatgcaatcctgtgccatgtcctCTGGGATGACCCAGGGTGATCCCTTCCAGTGACCCATTCTGAAACTGCTGAGCCCAGGGgagtgctggagagcagccgTGGGCTGGCACTTGCTGCAGCTTGTGAGACATCCCTACTGAAGCAGCCCCATCACTGGCCTTGCCCTAGCTCCTGACACCCAGCAGGTCACCCAGGCCTTCCCCAGGGTCACCCCGCTGTTCCTGGGCTGGCATGAGGCTCAcagggccagagctgctggctggagcCCCCGTGCACTCACTTCTAAACCCGGGGCCCTTTGCCACCCCTGCCGTGCTTAGCTCAGctcaggtgctgctgcaggaacccctcctgtgcctggagctgccagcacagtcTGGCCTCTGTGGCTTCTGCCTGTCCCTTCCCTGAAAGCCCAGGATTTCCCTCCAAGCACAAGGCAGGCACCAGCCTGGACAGTGTGGTGGGGGTTTT is part of the Zonotrichia albicollis isolate bZonAlb1 chromosome 19, bZonAlb1.hap1, whole genome shotgun sequence genome and encodes:
- the TMC6 gene encoding transmembrane channel-like protein 6; amino-acid sequence: MSQPPSITLHVPEGSESDGQEPSPDNERALHTSFHQLILEQSSLIEAGLELEMQEMTRESPAYLAVPDACAMAWPEPRQGEEHPSHSSASLQILASMPSRTIGRSLGAIISQYCNRTARLRRRSVRPPLQQLCRTARPSLRHYDLESDPSRATLQEKRCLLVKELLSLSPSQCSHMLLTMPLSLAEKRILRRQLSGQRGPVRPRAQRWDPFSPCAWSRVCVGLGCRGLWYRLLSLLRAAQPGHYALKQIGGRFGSSVLSYFLFLKTLLMLNFCSFFILLAFVVVLQAVYPAASVSPQPFTGLELLTGAGHFTHSLLYYGYYSNATLNDPCASTPEGSVCPLPAPLLPYNLPLAYLFSVGASFLVTCILLVYSVSCSFRESVKSATGDLAIKVFCAWDFKVIQRRSVKLQCENICTQLKELLAERRSRCRSQSRCQRLRHGLVVLLAWLLALGWVSGCVLAVHYLVEHMHTVRQEQQAQGSGRWQQEAVLLVLPLVVSLLNALMPHLFNLLAMWEKQDSPVTQVSVAIFRNLILKVVILSLLCYHWLSRSVICSTEECWETCVGQELYRFMVMDFIFTLLDTLFGELIWRLILEKRLKTKQRPEFDIARNVLELIYGQTLTWLGILFAPLLPAVQMLKLLLLFYIKKTSLLRNCQSPSKPWQASRMSTVFITLLCFPSFLGAAAFLSYTVWSMQPSETCGPFRGLETIYKSGKRWVLVLEQSNPNITWFAWVYQHLLENTCLLFFMSVALIAVIYFNIQVVRGRQKVICLLQEQIANEGKDKLFLMEKLRSVYKYRGRRS